A region of Veillonellaceae bacterium DNA encodes the following proteins:
- a CDS encoding transporter substrate-binding domain-containing protein, which yields MNKKTKIAAAALISSLAAGLIAGCGGDKKATSSAASAAADGKKHVKVVLSSTERPLSWTDENGKTQGYEYDILEAVNKNLKGYHLDLQAVPPETQDVMMESGDAKVAAGGYYRTPRREKDYIVPKTPIGVSSVEVYMTKENAAKYHSLEDVIKGGGKLVPNTPNGGIYKVLTDWNKEHNNILNEVPIQDGLTPAERLSSLKSGQYDALVYPNNLGVEDIAKAMKLDLVALDKPIKVNETVLIVNKDEKELANEIEAALEKLSKDGTLKQISEKWYHRNLFDQLDEANAQK from the coding sequence ATGAACAAGAAAACAAAAATCGCAGCAGCAGCACTTATTTCATCCCTTGCAGCAGGACTCATTGCCGGATGCGGCGGAGACAAGAAGGCAACTTCTTCTGCAGCTTCTGCAGCAGCTGACGGAAAGAAACACGTGAAGGTCGTCCTTTCCAGCACGGAACGTCCGCTTTCCTGGACCGATGAAAACGGCAAGACACAGGGCTATGAATACGATATCCTGGAAGCCGTCAACAAGAACCTCAAGGGCTACCACCTCGATCTCCAGGCTGTTCCGCCGGAAACACAGGATGTCATGATGGAATCCGGAGATGCCAAGGTCGCAGCCGGCGGCTACTACCGCACACCGCGCCGTGAAAAGGACTACATCGTACCGAAGACACCGATCGGCGTATCTTCTGTCGAAGTATACATGACCAAGGAAAACGCAGCGAAGTACCACAGCCTTGAAGATGTCATCAAGGGCGGCGGCAAGCTCGTTCCGAACACACCGAACGGCGGCATCTACAAAGTGCTGACAGACTGGAACAAGGAACATAACAACATCCTGAATGAAGTTCCGATCCAGGACGGCCTGACTCCGGCTGAACGTCTGAGCTCCCTGAAGAGCGGCCAGTATGATGCACTCGTTTACCCGAACAACCTCGGTGTAGAAGACATTGCCAAAGCAATGAAGCTGGACCTTGTCGCTCTCGACAAGCCGATCAAAGTCAATGAAACCGTCCTCATCGTCAACAAGGATGAAAAGGAACTGGCCAATGAAATCGAAGCTGCCCTGGAAAAACTCTCCAAGGACGGCACTCTGAAGCAGATTTCTGAAAAATGGTATCACAGAAACCTCTTCGATCAGCTGGATGAAGCCAACGCACAGAAGTAA
- a CDS encoding M20/M25/M40 family metallo-hydrolase, with protein sequence MDLENKGAEISARNEKYLRHLQGLVQIPSVSSVNDEHTDWSRFDELHQYLQTTYPMIYQKLELTVIGKASLLFRWPSENPDRKPVLLMAHQDVVPAGREEQWSHPPFAGEVEDGFLWGRGSEDCKSLLSAEMDAIEELLEEHFKPSFDIYLSFGHNEEVQCTPDKKGSILAAEYLKRNGVELACIFDEGGNIIDNESGVRAEVALAEKAPNEFVLYKDGDGGHASRPGKGTVLGDIARAVASVEEHPMPYRLTPLVKAFLKAEARFKDKKTAKVYRHPGKYFKKLKKLASKDRTLDAMLHTTFAVTMAEGSAQANVLPSHAEATMSVRILQGDTVESVKKYLESIIPEGVLVKVPFAENPKRAGSTDSDVYELLCDTIHEVYGEKTAIVPKLMLGASDSRNYAEVSPAVFRFSGRVKTPKWGEAHQVDERMPVDKLFMPVDFFKTFLGNYNK encoded by the coding sequence ATGGATTTGGAAAATAAGGGAGCCGAAATCAGCGCCCGGAATGAAAAGTACCTGCGCCATCTGCAGGGGCTGGTACAGATTCCTTCTGTATCAAGCGTGAATGATGAGCATACGGACTGGAGCAGGTTTGATGAGCTGCATCAGTACCTTCAGACGACATATCCGATGATCTATCAGAAACTGGAACTGACGGTGATCGGGAAGGCGAGCCTTCTTTTCCGCTGGCCGTCTGAAAATCCGGACAGAAAGCCTGTCCTTCTGATGGCGCATCAGGATGTCGTGCCGGCAGGCCGCGAAGAACAGTGGAGCCATCCGCCCTTTGCGGGCGAGGTGGAAGACGGTTTCCTCTGGGGAAGGGGATCGGAAGACTGCAAGTCGCTCCTCTCGGCCGAAATGGATGCCATCGAGGAACTTCTGGAAGAACATTTCAAACCTTCCTTTGATATCTACCTATCCTTTGGCCACAATGAGGAAGTGCAGTGCACACCGGACAAGAAAGGATCCATTCTGGCGGCAGAATACCTGAAGAGAAACGGCGTCGAGCTGGCCTGCATCTTTGATGAAGGCGGAAATATCATCGACAATGAAAGCGGCGTGAGGGCGGAAGTCGCACTGGCAGAAAAAGCGCCGAATGAATTCGTCCTCTACAAGGACGGTGATGGCGGACATGCCAGCCGCCCCGGAAAAGGAACAGTGCTTGGCGATATTGCAAGGGCCGTCGCCTCTGTCGAAGAACATCCGATGCCCTACCGCTTGACGCCGCTCGTCAAAGCCTTCCTCAAGGCTGAAGCGCGTTTCAAGGACAAGAAGACGGCCAAGGTGTACCGCCACCCGGGCAAGTATTTCAAAAAGCTCAAGAAGCTCGCCTCCAAAGACAGGACACTGGATGCCATGCTTCATACGACATTTGCCGTAACGATGGCAGAGGGCAGCGCGCAGGCCAATGTCCTTCCGTCCCATGCAGAGGCAACGATGAGTGTCCGCATCCTTCAGGGTGATACCGTGGAATCCGTCAAGAAGTACCTGGAATCCATTATTCCCGAAGGCGTCCTTGTCAAAGTTCCTTTTGCTGAAAATCCAAAACGGGCAGGAAGCACGGACAGCGATGTCTATGAACTCCTCTGTGATACGATCCATGAAGTCTATGGAGAAAAGACAGCCATCGTGCCAAAACTCATGCTCGGTGCTTCAGATTCCAGAAACTATGCCGAAGTATCCCCGGCTGTTTTCCGCTTCTCCGGCCGCGTAAAGACACCGAAATGGGGCGAAGCCCATCAGGTGGATGAAAGGATGCCGGTAGACAAGCTCTTCATGCCTGTTGATTTCTTCAAAACATTCCTTGGTAATTATAATAAGTAA
- the dusB gene encoding tRNA dihydrouridine synthase DusB yields the protein MDKPVIGTVKLDGWAVLAPMAGVSDLAYRVIARRFGAAMTTAEMVSAKGLYYKNGKTEDMLKIDPDEHPVALQLFGSDPEIMALGAREMAKAGPDIIDINMGCPMQKVVKNGDGSALMKNVPLAASIVKAMADAVDIPITVKMRLGWTRDTENCVELAKAVEEAGAAAITIHGRTREDFYTGKADWKKIAEVVKAVKIPVIGNGDVVDGPSAKTLLEETGCAAVAIGRAAWGNPWVFKEVNAYLENGDIIDPPSWEERLAMAREHLHGLVIEKGENAAVREMRAHASRYFHGLPEAAALRREIMKALTEKEFDETIDRYEEEKHLTEPSKI from the coding sequence ATGGATAAACCAGTCATAGGTACCGTCAAGCTTGACGGCTGGGCCGTACTGGCTCCGATGGCGGGCGTCAGCGATCTGGCGTACCGTGTCATAGCAAGGCGTTTCGGCGCAGCGATGACGACAGCGGAAATGGTCAGCGCCAAGGGGCTGTATTATAAAAACGGAAAGACAGAAGACATGCTGAAGATCGATCCGGATGAACATCCGGTAGCTCTCCAGCTTTTCGGAAGCGATCCTGAAATCATGGCGCTTGGGGCGCGCGAGATGGCAAAGGCGGGTCCTGATATCATTGATATCAATATGGGCTGTCCGATGCAGAAGGTCGTCAAGAACGGCGACGGATCAGCGCTCATGAAGAATGTGCCGCTGGCCGCTTCTATCGTCAAGGCCATGGCAGATGCTGTGGATATCCCGATCACGGTCAAGATGCGTCTTGGCTGGACAAGGGATACGGAAAACTGCGTGGAACTTGCCAAAGCCGTCGAAGAGGCAGGGGCAGCAGCCATTACTATCCATGGACGCACAAGGGAAGATTTCTATACAGGAAAGGCGGACTGGAAGAAGATTGCCGAAGTCGTCAAGGCGGTTAAGATCCCGGTCATTGGAAACGGGGACGTCGTAGACGGTCCTTCTGCCAAAACGCTTCTGGAAGAAACAGGATGCGCCGCCGTTGCCATCGGCCGTGCTGCCTGGGGAAATCCCTGGGTGTTCAAGGAAGTGAATGCATACCTTGAAAATGGAGATATCATTGATCCGCCTTCCTGGGAGGAACGCCTTGCCATGGCAAGGGAGCATCTTCACGGCCTTGTCATTGAGAAGGGGGAGAATGCAGCCGTCCGCGAAATGCGTGCGCATGCAAGCCGCTATTTCCACGGACTTCCTGAAGCCGCTGCCCTTCGCCGCGAAATCATGAAGGCACTTACCGAGAAGGAATTCGATGAGACGATTGACAGGTATGAAGAAGAAAAGCATCTGACCGAACCGTCAAAAATCTGA
- the purE gene encoding 5-(carboxyamino)imidazole ribonucleotide mutase: MHVGIVMGSDSDLPAMKKAFEILDGFGVTYDVAIASAHRTPKKLAEFVAAEEEKGAGAFIAGAGMAAALPGVVASLTLRPVIGVPLSGAKLDGMDALFSIVQMPSGIPVATVAIDGTKNAAFLAIEIGAVSDRELYRKYKEYREEAAAEIYRKDEKLQKELGR; this comes from the coding sequence ATGCATGTAGGAATCGTTATGGGCAGTGACTCCGACCTGCCGGCCATGAAAAAAGCATTTGAAATCCTGGACGGATTCGGCGTTACATATGACGTTGCCATTGCTTCCGCTCACCGCACGCCAAAGAAACTGGCTGAATTTGTTGCGGCAGAAGAAGAAAAAGGCGCAGGCGCATTCATTGCCGGCGCTGGCATGGCAGCAGCCCTTCCGGGTGTGGTAGCCAGCCTGACTTTAAGACCAGTCATCGGCGTACCGCTCTCCGGCGCAAAGCTCGACGGTATGGATGCGCTCTTCTCCATTGTGCAGATGCCATCCGGAATCCCGGTAGCTACCGTTGCCATTGACGGCACGAAGAATGCAGCCTTCCTCGCTATTGAAATCGGAGCTGTCTCCGATCGTGAATTGTACAGAAAGTACAAGGAATACCGCGAAGAAGCCGCTGCTGAAATTTACAGAAAAGATGAAAAACTGCAGAAGGAATTGGGCCGTTAA
- a CDS encoding phosphoribosylaminoimidazolesuccinocarboxamide synthase, translating into MKEYKPFKSGKVRELYDLGDSLVMVCTDRVSAFDNILKDPIPQKGVVLNRMSEFWFDFTKDIVPNHMISIDTKDMPEFFQTEEFEGRSMKTQKLDMIPVECIVRGYITGSGWEGYQKDGKVCGITLPEGLKECQKLPQPIFTPSTKAPVGEHDQNISMEEGVEWVEKFFPGKGKEYMEKLSELTLALYNKCADYALERGIIIADTKFEFGLDKEGNIVLGDEMLTPDNSRFWPAKGYEAGHGQPSFDKQFLRDYLKAHPGDTVPQEIIDKTIAIYKEAYELLTGIKF; encoded by the coding sequence ATGAAAGAATACAAACCATTCAAATCCGGCAAGGTACGTGAACTCTATGATCTGGGCGACAGCCTCGTTATGGTCTGCACTGACCGCGTTTCCGCTTTCGACAACATTCTGAAAGACCCGATCCCGCAGAAGGGCGTCGTTCTGAACCGCATGTCTGAATTCTGGTTCGATTTCACAAAGGACATCGTTCCGAACCACATGATTTCCATCGACACAAAGGATATGCCGGAATTCTTCCAGACTGAAGAATTTGAAGGCCGTTCCATGAAGACACAGAAACTCGACATGATCCCGGTAGAATGCATCGTCCGCGGATACATCACAGGTTCCGGCTGGGAAGGATACCAGAAAGACGGCAAAGTCTGCGGCATCACTCTTCCGGAAGGCCTGAAGGAATGCCAGAAGCTTCCGCAGCCGATCTTCACCCCGTCCACCAAGGCTCCTGTCGGTGAACATGACCAGAACATTTCCATGGAAGAAGGCGTGGAATGGGTCGAAAAGTTCTTCCCGGGCAAGGGCAAAGAATACATGGAAAAACTGTCTGAACTGACACTCGCTCTTTACAACAAGTGCGCTGACTATGCTCTCGAAAGAGGCATCATCATCGCTGATACCAAATTCGAATTCGGCCTCGACAAAGAAGGAAACATTGTCCTGGGCGACGAAATGCTGACACCGGACAACTCCCGCTTCTGGCCGGCAAAGGGCTATGAAGCAGGCCACGGCCAGCCGTCCTTCGACAAGCAGTTCCTGAGAGACTACCTCAAGGCTCATCCTGGAGATACCGTTCCGCAGGAAATCATCGACAAGACGATTGCCATTTACAAAGAAGCCTATGAACTTCTGACCGGCATCAAGTTCTAA
- the purF gene encoding amidophosphoribosyltransferase: MYKSIDIYDDKPHEECGVFGIFDRELSAAAETYYGIFALQHRGQESAGITVSDGKVMETFRGMGLVTEVFRHLPEKDGHIGIGHVRYSTTGSSIPANVQPLQADSIDGSMALAHNGNLVNTKNLRRRLLLEGSTFQTSMDTEVIIKLLARSRRKTEEEKFIELMDEIHGAYAIVACTNDALYGCRDPFGYRPLVLGRTEKGWVLASETPALDAIDAKFVRDILPGEIVSIDDNGVRSTMYCPVENHRHGICSFEYIYFARPDSIMNGQDIYQARLNMGKKLWEETHFDGDVVMSVPDSGNVAALGYAQASGIPFVEGLLKNKYMGRTFIQPGQKQRERAVRMKLNPIRMNVEGKRIILVDDSIVRGTTSGIIINLLRNAGAKEIKLCISSPPVRYPCFFGIDTAERKQLIAAKYSTEEICKMIGADALHYLSQEGLAESISTLKKTDMCFACFDGIYPEPVPNNSLGGMEEEE; the protein is encoded by the coding sequence ATGTATAAAAGTATTGATATCTATGATGACAAGCCCCATGAAGAATGCGGGGTATTTGGCATTTTTGACCGTGAATTGTCTGCTGCAGCCGAGACCTATTACGGGATTTTCGCACTCCAGCACCGCGGCCAGGAAAGCGCCGGCATCACAGTGTCTGACGGAAAGGTTATGGAGACTTTCCGCGGTATGGGACTCGTTACCGAAGTTTTCCGCCATTTACCTGAAAAGGATGGGCATATCGGTATCGGACACGTACGTTATTCCACCACAGGCTCTTCGATTCCTGCCAATGTGCAGCCGCTGCAGGCTGACAGCATAGACGGGTCGATGGCATTGGCACATAACGGCAATCTGGTCAACACGAAGAACCTTCGCAGAAGACTGCTTCTGGAAGGCTCCACGTTCCAGACTTCCATGGATACCGAAGTCATTATCAAGCTTCTGGCAAGAAGCCGCAGAAAAACAGAAGAAGAAAAGTTTATTGAACTGATGGATGAAATCCATGGCGCATATGCTATCGTAGCATGCACGAATGATGCGCTCTACGGCTGCCGCGATCCTTTCGGCTACCGCCCGCTCGTACTGGGCAGGACGGAAAAGGGCTGGGTGCTGGCTTCTGAAACACCGGCGCTTGATGCCATTGATGCGAAATTCGTCAGGGACATCCTTCCGGGCGAAATCGTTTCCATCGATGACAACGGCGTCCGTTCCACCATGTACTGTCCGGTGGAAAATCACCGTCACGGAATCTGCTCCTTCGAATATATTTACTTCGCCCGTCCGGATTCCATCATGAACGGACAGGATATTTACCAGGCCCGCCTCAATATGGGCAAAAAGCTCTGGGAAGAAACCCATTTCGACGGAGACGTCGTCATGAGCGTGCCGGACTCCGGCAACGTGGCAGCTCTGGGATATGCCCAGGCTTCCGGCATTCCTTTCGTGGAAGGCCTTCTCAAGAACAAGTACATGGGACGCACCTTCATCCAGCCGGGACAGAAGCAGCGTGAAAGAGCCGTCCGCATGAAGCTGAACCCGATCCGCATGAATGTCGAAGGAAAGAGGATCATCCTCGTCGATGACTCCATCGTCCGCGGCACGACAAGCGGCATCATCATAAACCTTCTGAGAAACGCAGGCGCCAAGGAAATCAAACTCTGCATCAGCTCGCCGCCAGTCAGATATCCATGCTTCTTCGGCATTGATACCGCTGAAAGAAAGCAGCTGATCGCCGCTAAATATTCAACAGAGGAAATCTGCAAGATGATCGGCGCTGATGCGCTCCATTACCTCTCGCAGGAAGGCCTCGCTGAATCGATTTCCACACTGAAGAAGACGGATATGTGCTTTGCCTGCTTCGACGGCATTTATCCGGAACCCGTACCGAACAACAGTCTGGGCGGCATGGAAGAGGAAGAATAG
- the purM gene encoding phosphoribosylformylglycinamidine cyclo-ligase, with translation MTEKKKGLTYAEAGVDIDAGEREVELIKKSVQATYTRGVLGDLGGFGGLFRLKDELSDDPVLVSGTDGVGTKLRLAIEMGIHDTIGQDCVAMSVNDVLVQGARPLFFLDYIATGKLEPELMAEIVKGVANACIESGCALLGGETAEMAGFYAKGDYDVAGFAVGIVDKKDLITGETIAPGDVILGLPSTGVHSNGYSLVRRIIEDNNLDLKKTYEGFDKPLGEVLLTPTRLYSRPVLPVLKGADVKGLVHITGGGFYDNIPRVLPKGTRAVLNADLWPMLPVFPFLMNLGGVDPHEMYRTYNCGLGMLLILTREEAEKAKEILASINEPVYEVGEITEGSQDVIVTGGLFNK, from the coding sequence ATGACTGAAAAGAAAAAAGGCCTGACTTACGCGGAAGCCGGCGTTGATATCGATGCTGGCGAAAGAGAAGTGGAACTGATCAAGAAATCAGTCCAGGCAACATACACCAGAGGCGTTCTGGGAGATCTGGGAGGCTTTGGCGGCCTTTTCCGCCTGAAGGATGAACTCTCAGATGATCCGGTTCTCGTATCCGGCACTGACGGCGTAGGCACAAAGCTGCGTCTTGCTATTGAAATGGGCATCCATGATACCATCGGCCAGGACTGCGTTGCCATGAGCGTCAATGACGTCCTCGTACAGGGCGCAAGACCGCTCTTCTTCCTGGACTACATTGCAACCGGCAAGCTCGAACCGGAGCTGATGGCTGAAATCGTCAAGGGCGTTGCCAATGCCTGCATCGAATCCGGCTGCGCACTCCTCGGCGGCGAAACTGCTGAAATGGCAGGCTTCTATGCCAAAGGCGATTACGATGTAGCAGGCTTTGCTGTCGGCATCGTAGACAAGAAAGACCTCATCACCGGCGAAACGATCGCTCCTGGCGACGTCATTCTCGGACTTCCGTCCACCGGTGTCCATTCCAACGGATACTCCCTCGTACGCCGCATCATCGAGGACAACAACCTGGACCTGAAGAAAACGTATGAAGGCTTCGACAAGCCGCTGGGAGAAGTTCTCCTTACACCGACCCGCCTCTATTCAAGACCGGTCCTGCCGGTACTGAAGGGCGCTGATGTCAAAGGCCTCGTCCATATTACAGGCGGCGGCTTCTACGACAACATCCCGAGAGTCCTTCCAAAGGGCACCCGCGCTGTACTGAATGCCGATCTCTGGCCGATGCTTCCTGTATTCCCGTTCCTGATGAATCTGGGAGGCGTCGATCCGCATGAAATGTACCGCACATACAACTGCGGTCTTGGCATGCTCCTGATTCTCACCCGCGAGGAAGCAGAAAAGGCAAAGGAAATCCTCGCTTCCATCAATGAACCGGTTTACGAAGTCGGCGAAATTACTGAAGGCAGCCAGGACGTCATTGTGACGGGCGGCTTGTTTAATAAATAA
- the dapD gene encoding 2,3,4,5-tetrahydropyridine-2,6-dicarboxylate N-acetyltransferase, with the protein MAQLDAQSIINFIGSAPKKTFVKVYVKGKNLDSLTYPEGVDAFVESRTGILFGDWKEVKPFLDEHEKDFDAVRIENEARNSAVPLLDTKNINARIEPGAVIRDQVLIGKNAVIMMGAIINIGAEIGEGTMIDMGAILGGRAIVGKHCHIGAGTVLAGVVEPASAEPVRVDDNVLIGANAVVIEGVHIGEGAVVAAGAIVIHDVAPHTVVAGSPARYIKDVDAKTTSKTGLEEELRNL; encoded by the coding sequence ATGGCACAATTAGATGCACAGTCCATCATCAATTTCATAGGCAGCGCTCCTAAGAAAACATTTGTCAAAGTATATGTAAAAGGAAAAAACCTTGACTCCCTGACATATCCGGAAGGAGTGGATGCCTTTGTAGAAAGCAGGACAGGAATCCTCTTTGGCGACTGGAAAGAAGTAAAGCCGTTCTTGGATGAGCATGAAAAGGATTTTGACGCAGTCAGAATTGAAAATGAAGCAAGAAATTCTGCTGTTCCGCTTCTGGACACAAAGAATATCAATGCACGTATCGAACCAGGCGCTGTCATCCGCGATCAGGTACTGATCGGAAAAAATGCCGTCATCATGATGGGAGCTATCATCAATATCGGCGCTGAGATCGGAGAAGGCACCATGATTGATATGGGAGCCATCCTCGGCGGACGCGCTATCGTCGGCAAGCATTGCCATATCGGTGCAGGTACTGTACTGGCAGGCGTTGTTGAACCGGCATCTGCTGAACCGGTACGTGTCGATGACAATGTCCTGATCGGAGCCAATGCTGTTGTTATTGAAGGCGTTCACATCGGTGAAGGTGCAGTCGTTGCCGCAGGAGCCATCGTTATTCATGATGTTGCTCCTCATACCGTAGTAGCAGGATCCCCTGCCCGCTACATCAAGGACGTAGACGCAAAGACCACATCAAAAACCGGTCTTGAAGAAGAATTGAGGAATCTGTAA